In one window of Candidatus Binatia bacterium DNA:
- a CDS encoding DUF72 domain-containing protein: MTRARPRFRVGTASWTDPTLLESGFYPPKANSAEARLRFYAEHFDTVEVDSTFYALPSERNSYLWARRTPADFCFHVKAFAALTQHPVELRQLPRAMRELLPASAPGHEGERIKLTAGDALEACFAMFAAALDPLQRVGKLGCLLFQFPPWFTAKEENEAYIELCRDRLPGFQLAIEFRHRSWFGERAEKTLAFLSEHELVHVILDAPDAPSIPKTPFVTTAPTAYVRLHGRNREAWFGKHERASERFRYLYSDAELAELATRIRRLRDAREVNVIFNNCYRDYGVRNALTMAKLLEEKT; encoded by the coding sequence GTGACGCGAGCAAGACCTCGTTTTCGCGTTGGCACGGCATCTTGGACCGACCCGACGCTGCTGGAGTCCGGGTTCTATCCGCCGAAGGCGAACAGCGCCGAGGCACGGCTGCGCTTTTATGCCGAGCATTTCGACACAGTCGAGGTGGACTCTACCTTCTACGCGTTACCGAGTGAGAGAAATTCGTACCTCTGGGCACGGCGCACGCCGGCTGATTTTTGCTTTCACGTCAAAGCCTTCGCTGCACTCACCCAGCATCCTGTGGAACTGCGCCAACTCCCGCGGGCCATGCGGGAGTTACTGCCCGCCTCGGCGCCAGGTCACGAGGGGGAACGCATCAAGCTGACGGCGGGTGACGCCTTGGAAGCGTGTTTTGCAATGTTTGCGGCTGCTCTCGACCCCCTGCAGCGTGTGGGCAAGCTTGGTTGCTTGTTATTCCAATTTCCGCCCTGGTTCACTGCGAAAGAGGAAAACGAGGCCTACATTGAGTTGTGCCGCGATCGGCTGCCTGGTTTCCAGTTGGCCATTGAATTTCGCCACCGCAGTTGGTTCGGGGAGCGGGCGGAGAAAACCTTGGCGTTCCTGAGCGAGCACGAGCTTGTCCACGTCATTCTCGACGCCCCGGATGCTCCGAGCATCCCCAAGACACCGTTTGTCACCACCGCGCCCACGGCCTACGTTCGCTTGCACGGGCGGAATCGCGAGGCTTGGTTCGGCAAGCATGAGCGCGCAAGCGAGCGTTTTCGCTACCTGTACAGCGACGCCGAGCTGGCGGAGCTGGCCACCCGGATTCGGCGCTTGCGCGATGCCCGGGAGGTCAATGTCATCTTTAACAACTGCTACCGCGATTACGGTGTGCGGAACGCGCTGACCATGGCAAAACTTCTCGAGGAGAAGACGTAA
- a CDS encoding TRAP transporter TatT component family protein, which yields MMRRRVTVFSVVPAAAVLGVVWARPLRAEPDREVPSEPVLAAEQSPGEKAKALAKRALALLKQAEDAADHQEKRRLYEEGLRLADAALSLDERNADAHFARFATRGRLLLLDGATPNPLNLMRLNRDLDRALELNPNHADALAAKGGLYRQLPRLLGGSEAKAEECLTKAIALEPEHAVGARVELAQLYFDRGEKERAVALLKTAIAIAERDGKVRQKNEAEALLERYVGAIRGHP from the coding sequence ATGATGAGGCGACGGGTTACGGTGTTCAGTGTGGTGCCTGCGGCCGCCGTGCTCGGGGTGGTGTGGGCCCGGCCGTTGCGGGCAGAGCCCGACCGCGAGGTGCCGTCCGAACCTGTGTTGGCGGCGGAGCAATCGCCCGGAGAGAAGGCAAAAGCCCTCGCCAAGCGGGCCCTCGCGTTGCTCAAGCAAGCGGAAGATGCGGCCGATCATCAAGAGAAGCGGCGGCTCTACGAGGAGGGGTTGCGCTTAGCCGATGCCGCCCTCTCACTCGATGAACGGAATGCCGATGCCCACTTCGCGCGGTTTGCGACCAGGGGGCGGCTGTTGCTCTTGGATGGGGCAACGCCCAATCCTCTTAACCTGATGCGGCTGAACCGCGATCTCGATCGTGCGTTGGAGCTCAACCCAAATCATGCCGATGCCTTGGCAGCGAAGGGTGGTCTGTACCGCCAACTCCCGCGCTTACTGGGCGGAAGCGAGGCGAAGGCGGAGGAGTGCTTAACTAAGGCGATCGCTTTGGAGCCAGAGCATGCCGTCGGAGCGCGCGTAGAACTGGCGCAGTTGTACTTTGACCGTGGTGAGAAAGAGCGCGCGGTGGCTCTGTTAAAAACAGCCATTGCAATCGCCGAGCGCGATGGAAAGGTTCGCCAAAAAAACGAGGCGGAGGCGCTTTTAGAGCGCTACGTGGGAGCCATTCGAGGGCATCCTTAA
- the ccrA gene encoding crotonyl-CoA carboxylase/reductase yields the protein MSVKEIYEIGEIPPLGVVPKYMYAQVIRAERFGEPMKAFQVEKIPVPELKPNEVLVFVMAAGINFNNVWAALGVPINVIAARQKSGADPSDFHIGGSDASGIVWAVGSNVKNVKVGDRVVIHCGQWDPDCPAVKRGEDPMFDPSFRIWGYETNWGSFAQFTKVQDHQCMPKAKHLTWEEAAAPTLVGATAYRMLMGWPPHTVRPNDVVLIWGASGGLGCMAIQIVKAQGGIPIGVVGDDRKKEFCLKLGAKGVINRKNFSHWGQMPHWTDTEAYNKWAAGCRAFGKAIWDILGERRNPRIVFEHPGEDTVPTSIFVCDTGGMVVICAGTTGYNAVVDLRYLWMRQKRFQGSHFANDEQSYAFNQLVIDGKIDPCLAETYTFDQIPYTHQLLHENRAPEGKMVCLVGAPRPGMKDIDL from the coding sequence ATGAGCGTCAAGGAAATTTACGAAATCGGTGAGATTCCTCCCTTGGGTGTGGTTCCCAAGTACATGTACGCGCAAGTGATTCGCGCCGAGCGTTTCGGGGAACCCATGAAGGCGTTCCAGGTGGAAAAGATTCCGGTGCCGGAACTGAAACCCAACGAAGTGTTGGTGTTCGTCATGGCCGCCGGGATCAACTTCAATAATGTGTGGGCAGCCCTCGGTGTTCCAATCAACGTGATTGCGGCCCGACAGAAGTCGGGTGCCGACCCCAGCGATTTCCACATCGGTGGGAGCGATGCCAGCGGCATCGTGTGGGCTGTGGGCAGCAACGTGAAAAACGTGAAGGTGGGGGACCGTGTGGTCATCCATTGTGGCCAGTGGGATCCTGATTGCCCAGCGGTCAAACGCGGCGAGGATCCGATGTTTGATCCCTCGTTCCGTATCTGGGGCTACGAAACGAATTGGGGAAGCTTTGCGCAGTTCACCAAGGTGCAAGATCATCAGTGCATGCCCAAAGCGAAGCACCTCACCTGGGAGGAAGCCGCGGCCCCAACATTGGTGGGGGCTACCGCGTACCGCATGCTGATGGGTTGGCCTCCCCATACCGTCCGCCCGAACGATGTGGTGCTGATTTGGGGAGCCTCCGGTGGCCTGGGCTGCATGGCGATCCAAATCGTTAAGGCTCAAGGAGGGATTCCGATCGGTGTTGTTGGCGATGACCGGAAAAAGGAGTTTTGCCTGAAGCTCGGGGCTAAGGGCGTCATCAATCGCAAGAATTTCTCTCACTGGGGGCAAATGCCACACTGGACGGATACCGAGGCGTACAACAAATGGGCCGCGGGCTGCCGTGCCTTCGGCAAGGCCATTTGGGATATTCTCGGGGAGCGCCGCAACCCGCGTATTGTGTTCGAGCACCCGGGCGAGGACACCGTGCCGACTTCGATCTTCGTCTGCGATACGGGCGGCATGGTGGTGATTTGCGCCGGTACGACAGGATACAACGCCGTCGTCGACCTGCGGTACTTGTGGATGCGACAGAAGCGCTTCCAAGGCTCGCACTTCGCTAATGACGAGCAATCCTACGCCTTCAACCAACTGGTGATCGACGGCAAAATCGATCCGTGCTTGGCGGAGACGTACACCTTCGACCAAATTCCTTACACACACCAACTTCTGCACGAAAATCGCGCTCCAGAAGGAAAGATGGTTTGCTTGGTCGGCGCTCCAAGACCAGGAATGAAGGACATCGACTTGTAG
- a CDS encoding VWA domain-containing protein — protein sequence MAELDFSVLARVRARAGREVLFYFGFSRDRGRGNGDRRFAAFAFLLRFLLCVAVFAGGRATAADEVDPCLATSAATAVKAPPPRVYHYVVLLDTSMSMVGRGDGKGRVLLPQVKEEIGKLLESLPAGSRVTIQPFDDGPKRQETFELPKEKSAALQFVHGIEARGKRTCIYRTLKHVLSSWPGSEDAGVLVFLFTDGNNNCQPPPTLEEVNAEYRLRRGPYDWMHYILLGLEIAPELEELLGREEGWKLLAVPPNKVPRLPVVEVEPKLLELGNLQGANSAARELRVRAGSEQEGALHLRVRAVSPDLSAHGAALAVSPEEISVPGLHTVTFQLLNRESLPDGENYGARLCIESNDPEVVMKPVSVPLRFRYHPAGVFDVEAVEATDSVTLEQGASASLRYRLKGDRWARGTVTAAAQGTFEGLELLLNGGPGPIQLTAGDLFSVQMKNAGIQSRDPLKPELAFSYPPETTGPATLALPFVVRPVTCWEKLLDWWWLWPLLALLLFAVGMALWNRFQPWGQLTGTGPPPACRNLSATLRGRKPVDLGRLLGLDELAGIAVQRTGRGLPVVKHVREDLSNLRLETQGYPLEVGDPIEFDEEIRVRVGDQEIATFSITRPK from the coding sequence TTGGCCGAACTCGACTTCTCTGTCCTCGCAAGGGTGCGGGCGCGCGCCGGTAGAGAAGTTTTGTTCTACTTTGGCTTTTCGCGAGATCGCGGCAGAGGCAACGGCGATCGTCGCTTTGCGGCGTTTGCCTTCCTGCTCCGATTTCTGCTGTGCGTCGCGGTGTTCGCTGGCGGTCGGGCGACGGCCGCCGACGAAGTCGATCCTTGCTTGGCGACGAGCGCGGCCACAGCGGTAAAGGCTCCGCCGCCTCGCGTGTATCACTACGTGGTGCTGTTGGACACTTCGATGTCCATGGTCGGCCGGGGCGATGGCAAAGGCCGGGTATTGCTCCCGCAGGTCAAAGAGGAAATCGGAAAGCTCTTGGAGAGCCTCCCTGCTGGGTCGCGGGTCACCATACAACCGTTCGACGATGGCCCCAAGCGCCAGGAGACATTCGAGCTCCCGAAGGAAAAGTCAGCCGCCTTGCAGTTTGTCCACGGGATCGAGGCGAGGGGCAAGCGGACGTGTATCTACCGCACACTGAAACACGTGCTCAGCTCGTGGCCGGGCAGCGAAGACGCTGGCGTGCTGGTGTTTCTGTTCACTGACGGGAACAACAATTGTCAGCCGCCGCCAACGTTGGAGGAGGTGAACGCCGAGTACCGCTTGCGGCGGGGACCCTACGATTGGATGCATTACATCCTGTTGGGCCTCGAGATTGCTCCGGAGTTGGAGGAGTTGCTGGGGCGGGAAGAGGGGTGGAAACTCTTGGCCGTGCCGCCCAACAAAGTGCCGCGGCTGCCGGTGGTGGAGGTGGAGCCCAAGCTCCTGGAACTGGGGAACCTGCAAGGGGCAAACAGCGCGGCCCGTGAACTGCGCGTGCGTGCCGGCAGCGAGCAGGAAGGTGCGTTGCATCTGCGGGTACGCGCGGTGTCGCCCGACTTGAGTGCGCACGGTGCCGCACTCGCGGTCAGCCCCGAGGAAATCTCCGTTCCCGGATTGCATACCGTGACTTTCCAATTACTGAACCGGGAGTCGCTGCCCGATGGAGAAAATTACGGTGCGCGTCTGTGCATCGAGTCGAACGATCCTGAAGTGGTGATGAAACCCGTGAGCGTTCCGCTCCGCTTTCGTTACCACCCCGCCGGTGTGTTCGACGTAGAAGCGGTTGAAGCAACCGATTCGGTCACGCTCGAACAAGGGGCCAGCGCCTCGCTTCGCTACCGGCTCAAGGGCGATCGTTGGGCCCGCGGGACGGTGACGGCAGCGGCTCAGGGTACTTTCGAGGGCTTAGAGTTGCTTCTCAATGGCGGCCCCGGCCCGATTCAGCTCACTGCAGGCGACTTGTTCTCCGTGCAGATGAAGAATGCAGGAATTCAGTCGCGGGATCCGCTGAAGCCAGAGCTTGCCTTCTCGTATCCACCCGAGACCACAGGTCCGGCAACACTGGCGCTGCCGTTCGTGGTGCGTCCAGTGACCTGTTGGGAGAAATTACTCGACTGGTGGTGGTTGTGGCCGTTATTGGCACTGCTGCTGTTCGCTGTAGGCATGGCGTTGTGGAACCGATTCCAGCCTTGGGGGCAGTTAACAGGCACAGGTCCGCCGCCAGCGTGTCGGAACTTATCGGCCACCTTGCGGGGGAGGAAGCCAGTGGATTTGGGTAGACTCCTAGGCCTAGATGAGCTCGCGGGCATCGCGGTTCAGCGGACCGGACGAGGACTGCCTGTCGTCAAACACGTTCGCGAGGATTTGTCTAACCTTCGCCTTGAGACTCAAGGATACCCGCTCGAGGTGGGCGACCCGATCGAATTCGATGAGGAGATCAGAGTTCGCGTTGGCGATCAGGAGATTGCCACATTTTCCATCACTAGGCCCAAATGA
- a CDS encoding MaoC family dehydratase: MEQIRFDDIERLKTKISDEFGPWGPEVEVTQEMINQFAELTGDHQWIHVDVERCKRESPFKQPIAHGFLTLSLIPRLRAQSNFQIVGYGNATNYGADKLRFTAPVPAGAKIHARSRIVGVEAKPAGTQVTTEIHVHVVGQERPALIYVMHVLYHPPVKK; the protein is encoded by the coding sequence ATGGAGCAGATCCGTTTTGACGACATCGAGCGGCTGAAAACGAAGATTAGCGACGAGTTCGGTCCCTGGGGTCCGGAAGTCGAGGTCACCCAAGAGATGATCAATCAGTTTGCCGAACTCACCGGAGATCACCAGTGGATTCATGTCGACGTCGAACGCTGCAAGCGAGAAAGCCCGTTCAAGCAACCGATTGCCCACGGCTTTCTGACCTTGAGTTTGATTCCCCGACTCCGTGCACAAAGCAATTTCCAAATTGTCGGGTACGGCAACGCGACGAATTATGGAGCGGACAAGCTCCGCTTCACTGCTCCGGTGCCCGCCGGCGCGAAAATCCACGCCCGCAGTCGCATTGTCGGCGTGGAGGCCAAGCCAGCGGGAACGCAGGTGACTACAGAAATCCACGTCCACGTCGTGGGCCAGGAGCGTCCCGCCCTCATTTATGTCATGCATGTGCTTTACCATCCGCCGGTGAAGAAGTAG
- a CDS encoding class I SAM-dependent methyltransferase → MGKRRVVLAGSSLVLAALVPLVLSGCGRCRESHHHRHHAAAPNRDVRGPEDVEAYIRHLESPERDVWQRPDEVIAALQLRTDAWIADVGSGPGYFTLRLAQAAPEGVVFAVDVEPRQLDRLNEHLRLRGVRNVVPVLAPADNPRLPPKLFDLVLVVNTYHHFPDRVRYFEHLREALRPGGRVVVIDYHKRELPVGPPPDHKLERDVVVHEALQAGLVLTDAPDFLPYQYFLVFRPVPPR, encoded by the coding sequence ATGGGCAAAAGACGTGTCGTCCTTGCAGGAAGCAGCCTTGTCCTAGCGGCGCTTGTGCCGCTCGTGCTCTCTGGATGCGGCCGCTGCCGGGAGAGCCATCACCACCGCCATCATGCTGCCGCGCCCAACCGAGATGTGCGCGGCCCGGAAGACGTTGAAGCGTACATTCGCCACTTGGAGTCACCGGAGCGAGATGTGTGGCAGCGACCCGATGAGGTTATTGCCGCTTTGCAACTTCGCACCGACGCTTGGATTGCCGATGTTGGGTCCGGGCCGGGTTACTTCACCTTGCGGCTGGCTCAGGCGGCGCCGGAGGGAGTGGTGTTTGCCGTGGATGTCGAACCCCGCCAGCTCGACCGTTTGAACGAACACCTCCGTCTCCGAGGCGTGAGGAACGTGGTGCCCGTGTTGGCACCGGCCGACAATCCGCGCTTGCCGCCGAAATTGTTTGACCTTGTCCTTGTGGTCAACACGTACCACCACTTTCCCGACCGGGTGCGGTACTTCGAGCACTTGCGAGAGGCGTTACGTCCAGGGGGACGGGTAGTGGTGATCGACTACCACAAGCGGGAACTGCCAGTGGGGCCACCGCCAGATCATAAACTGGAGCGCGATGTCGTCGTGCACGAGGCGCTGCAGGCTGGCTTGGTGCTGACCGACGCTCCTGATTTTTTACCGTATCAATACTTCCTGGTGTTTCGCCCCGTACCCCCGCGCTAG
- a CDS encoding quinone-dependent dihydroorotate dehydrogenase encodes MVRTHALLNLAYKAFRPGLFALDPERAHEWTFTFLRLVEALLCRLRVPVSPAAYPALEQNVAGLRFPNPIGLAAGLDKNAEVPHVWALLGFGFAELGTLTAQAQPGNPEPRLWRFPAERALVNRMGFNNRGAEAVARELAGKLDMLRSPIPLGINIGKSRSTPLDRAADDYAASFARLAPLADYICVNVSSPNTPNLRDLQTPRQLGQILDRLHEENQRLLDGNHMSHPCPIFVKVAPDLSLDDVAALVEVLEAKNVAALVATNTTTARSPQQAATMPEGGLSGAPLRERATEIIRAFFRRLRGRVPIVGVGGVFSAEDAYEKVQAGASLVQLYTGLIYEGPAIVPTICEGLIALLERDGVKHIGDVIGARV; translated from the coding sequence ATGGTGCGGACACACGCTCTGTTGAATCTGGCTTACAAAGCGTTTCGCCCGGGGTTGTTTGCATTGGACCCCGAGCGCGCCCACGAGTGGACGTTCACGTTCCTGCGACTTGTGGAAGCTTTACTGTGCCGACTCCGTGTGCCCGTGTCGCCAGCCGCTTATCCGGCACTGGAGCAAAACGTAGCGGGCTTGCGGTTTCCAAACCCCATTGGGCTCGCCGCGGGGTTGGATAAGAACGCCGAGGTCCCGCACGTTTGGGCGCTGTTGGGATTCGGCTTCGCAGAGCTCGGCACGTTAACCGCCCAGGCGCAGCCCGGAAACCCCGAGCCGCGACTGTGGCGCTTTCCCGCCGAGCGTGCCCTGGTGAATCGGATGGGGTTCAACAACCGTGGCGCTGAGGCAGTAGCACGCGAATTAGCGGGGAAGCTCGACATGCTTCGGAGCCCGATCCCGTTGGGCATCAACATCGGGAAGTCTCGGAGCACCCCGCTGGACCGGGCGGCTGACGATTATGCGGCGAGCTTTGCCCGTCTTGCACCCTTGGCGGATTACATCTGCGTGAACGTGAGCTCCCCGAACACGCCAAATTTGCGCGATTTGCAGACGCCGCGCCAATTGGGGCAAATTCTCGACCGGTTGCACGAGGAGAACCAGCGGTTGCTCGATGGAAACCACATGTCCCACCCCTGCCCGATTTTCGTCAAAGTGGCCCCAGACCTCTCGCTCGACGATGTTGCCGCCTTGGTTGAGGTGCTCGAAGCTAAGAACGTCGCTGCACTCGTGGCCACAAACACGACGACAGCTCGATCTCCGCAGCAGGCTGCAACCATGCCCGAGGGTGGGCTCAGCGGCGCCCCGCTACGCGAGCGTGCGACGGAAATCATTCGTGCCTTTTTCCGCCGCCTGAGAGGTCGTGTGCCAATTGTTGGCGTTGGCGGAGTGTTTTCGGCTGAAGATGCCTACGAGAAGGTTCAGGCGGGCGCTTCGCTGGTGCAACTCTATACGGGTCTGATTTACGAAGGCCCGGCGATCGTCCCCACCATATGCGAAGGGCTGATTGCCTTACTCGAGCGCGACGGAGTAAAGCACATCGGCGACGTGATTGGGGCGCGGGTGTAG
- a CDS encoding GntR family transcriptional regulator produces MPAQVVEARLFRPAQRRRLHEEVANQLRDAILEGHYRAGDKLPPERELAARFRVNRTSVREAIKMLESSGLVVARQGDGVIVQPLVEASLDLIAPMIFRGGHIDVGLLREMQEVVSVLLYEMARVAVERVAPEHLKTLRHWRDRLADSTLQREERFAAAREIMVLVADVTGNRVWQMVARRLRMLLASAPLQETRERLHLDPTPLVRVIDACMDAIEQGKPKDAVARLREAFRMLGESSVGPHLAASVPEQRPSRRKTV; encoded by the coding sequence ATGCCAGCACAAGTTGTCGAGGCACGTTTGTTTCGGCCCGCGCAACGGCGTCGTCTGCACGAGGAAGTGGCCAATCAGTTGCGCGATGCGATTTTGGAAGGGCACTACCGGGCGGGGGACAAGTTGCCCCCTGAGCGGGAGCTGGCAGCGCGTTTTCGGGTGAACCGCACCTCGGTGCGCGAGGCGATCAAGATGCTCGAGAGCTCCGGTTTAGTCGTCGCCCGCCAAGGGGACGGCGTGATTGTGCAGCCTCTCGTCGAAGCTTCCCTCGATCTGATTGCTCCGATGATTTTCCGCGGTGGCCACATCGACGTAGGCCTGCTGCGCGAGATGCAAGAAGTCGTTTCCGTGTTGCTCTACGAGATGGCGCGGGTTGCAGTTGAGCGGGTAGCTCCCGAGCATCTAAAGACCCTCCGCCATTGGCGGGACCGATTGGCAGATTCCACGCTTCAGCGCGAGGAGCGCTTTGCAGCCGCGCGCGAAATCATGGTGCTCGTGGCCGATGTCACCGGCAACCGTGTTTGGCAAATGGTGGCCCGGCGCCTGCGCATGCTGCTCGCATCGGCACCGTTGCAGGAAACGCGAGAGCGGCTGCACCTCGATCCAACGCCGCTTGTCCGCGTGATAGACGCGTGCATGGACGCCATTGAGCAAGGCAAGCCGAAGGACGCAGTGGCGAGGCTGCGCGAGGCCTTTCGAATGTTAGGAGAATCATCCGTTGGCCCGCATCTGGCGGCCTCAGTACCTGAGCAGCGCCCATCGAGGAGGAAAACTGTATGA
- a CDS encoding MFS transporter → MTANFAFFMNFASFFLLPLFVKELGGTESTIGFVMGSGGFATLLTLPWIALWIDRLSRRLVFAAGAFAMSGAALGYLFVRDTGALLVMLRLVQGVAFGASFTAATTLAASLAPADMRARALGWFGVSTLLTHALAPALGEELVHRAGFPALFIAAAACSAFAGLWMMGVREGDSPIRSLKQRSRLSAAHYLLAGVMVLFGMGFGCVTTYAASFIKAQHLGRVGVFFSAYTASAIGIRILGGSISDRWGRAVVTVPALLALGVAIFGLAAVQSPVGLVVAGGLFGLAQGLAYPTLHAFLVDLSPPQALGKAQALFNGSFNLGVMSSAFLFGMVADAWGQRAMLNAAAATPLLAALLFVAGLVRWPRRNPGS, encoded by the coding sequence ATGACTGCGAACTTCGCCTTCTTCATGAACTTCGCCTCGTTCTTCTTATTACCGCTGTTCGTGAAGGAACTGGGCGGAACGGAATCGACAATTGGCTTTGTGATGGGATCTGGTGGCTTCGCCACGTTGCTTACGCTTCCGTGGATTGCGCTCTGGATCGACCGTCTCAGCCGGCGGCTCGTATTCGCGGCGGGTGCATTTGCGATGTCTGGCGCAGCGCTCGGTTACCTGTTTGTCCGCGACACCGGCGCACTGCTCGTCATGCTCCGCTTGGTGCAGGGCGTGGCGTTCGGGGCCTCGTTCACCGCGGCGACCACGTTAGCGGCAAGCTTGGCTCCAGCTGATATGCGAGCGCGGGCGCTGGGCTGGTTCGGGGTGTCCACGCTGCTCACCCATGCTTTAGCCCCAGCCCTCGGCGAAGAACTTGTGCACCGTGCGGGCTTTCCCGCATTGTTCATCGCAGCCGCTGCGTGTTCGGCATTTGCTGGATTGTGGATGATGGGGGTGCGCGAGGGTGATTCTCCTATCAGGTCGCTCAAGCAGCGCAGTCGGTTATCCGCCGCGCATTACCTGCTCGCCGGGGTGATGGTGCTCTTCGGTATGGGTTTTGGCTGCGTCACCACGTATGCAGCAAGTTTCATCAAGGCGCAGCACCTTGGCCGGGTCGGCGTTTTCTTTTCCGCGTATACGGCCAGCGCCATTGGCATTCGGATCCTGGGTGGGAGCATTTCCGATCGCTGGGGGCGCGCGGTTGTGACGGTTCCCGCCTTGCTGGCTTTAGGGGTGGCGATCTTTGGGCTTGCAGCAGTGCAAAGCCCAGTGGGTTTGGTTGTCGCTGGGGGGCTCTTCGGGCTCGCTCAGGGCTTAGCTTACCCAACGTTGCACGCGTTCCTGGTCGATCTCTCCCCCCCGCAAGCGCTGGGAAAAGCGCAGGCCCTGTTCAATGGTTCGTTCAACTTGGGCGTTATGAGCAGTGCATTTCTATTTGGAATGGTGGCCGACGCCTGGGGCCAGCGCGCGATGCTCAACGCGGCGGCCGCGACGCCGTTGCTGGCCGCGCTGCTGTTCGTCGCCGGGCTCGTTCGGTGGCCAAGGAGAAACCCGGGATCGTGA
- a CDS encoding peroxiredoxin has product MTSLKLIAFVASLAVVAVRPARSESVPAVGSKAPEFKASSTAGPLSLADLRGSWVVLYFYPKSFTPGCTAEASSLRDGFDALRSLQATVVGVSTDSLSTQREFKEKLSLPFELIADPNEQVVKLYGVEGWLGMARRRTFIIDPEGIVRAVIEDVDTQKHAEQVRDLLQQLRATSVPTPKE; this is encoded by the coding sequence ATGACGTCGCTGAAGCTCATTGCCTTCGTTGCCTCCCTCGCGGTGGTGGCTGTGCGACCGGCACGGAGTGAATCGGTACCTGCCGTCGGAAGCAAGGCTCCTGAGTTCAAGGCATCGTCAACGGCCGGGCCCCTTTCCCTCGCGGATCTCCGTGGCAGTTGGGTGGTGTTGTATTTTTACCCTAAGTCGTTCACTCCCGGGTGCACTGCAGAGGCCAGCTCCCTGCGCGACGGCTTTGATGCGCTCCGCAGTTTGCAAGCCACAGTGGTGGGCGTGAGCACCGATAGTTTAAGCACCCAACGCGAGTTCAAAGAAAAACTCTCCTTACCCTTTGAACTGATTGCGGATCCGAACGAACAGGTGGTCAAACTCTATGGAGTCGAAGGCTGGCTCGGGATGGCTCGCCGGCGCACGTTCATTATCGACCCAGAAGGCATCGTCCGCGCCGTTATCGAGGATGTCGATACACAGAAACACGCGGAGCAAGTGCGCGACTTGTTGCAGCAGCTTCGTGCCACCTCGGTACCGACGCCAAAAGAGTGA
- a CDS encoding ferritin-like domain-containing protein: MSEFQIQTPTQEPALDSALKVIYQWNYDPEVEELRNLYHKALEAQWIAEREINWDRPIDMEKFATTPMGTALDIEKCSYWRSLPEETQWELKRRMASFRLSNFLHGEQGALMVAAQLVNAVPHTDAKFYAATQTMDEARHVEVFAKYINKLDEVRPIAPALKNILDATLATDDWMKKLVGMQIVVEGLALYSFREMRNLTEEPLLKELLTYVARDESRHHAYGVQYISRCVPCLNDAQRRELEDFALEAARTLIGSRTQQTFFSALLAIWSEVGIDPAELLSSVQREREQLIREDIRPGGRLGPVQGFVIPTLRRCGLLSERVAAHFHSFLRENFTSRVVGEDVQEFLRLLPDIPEDTAAWVLGQLQ, from the coding sequence ATGAGCGAGTTTCAAATTCAAACTCCTACGCAAGAACCCGCGTTGGATTCAGCCCTCAAAGTGATTTACCAATGGAACTACGATCCCGAGGTCGAGGAACTGCGGAACCTCTACCACAAAGCGTTGGAGGCGCAGTGGATCGCAGAGCGAGAGATCAACTGGGATCGTCCCATCGACATGGAAAAGTTCGCCACCACTCCTATGGGCACCGCCCTGGATATCGAGAAGTGCTCCTACTGGCGGTCGCTCCCAGAGGAGACGCAGTGGGAGCTCAAGCGGCGCATGGCGAGTTTTCGGCTGAGCAACTTCCTCCATGGCGAGCAGGGCGCGCTCATGGTCGCTGCGCAACTGGTGAACGCCGTGCCGCATACGGATGCAAAGTTTTACGCCGCCACGCAAACGATGGATGAAGCCCGCCATGTCGAGGTGTTCGCCAAGTACATCAACAAGCTCGACGAGGTGCGCCCCATTGCTCCCGCGCTGAAGAACATTCTCGATGCCACGCTGGCGACCGACGACTGGATGAAGAAGCTCGTTGGGATGCAAATCGTGGTCGAGGGCCTGGCCCTTTACAGTTTTCGGGAAATGCGGAACCTGACCGAGGAACCGCTATTGAAGGAACTGCTCACGTACGTGGCACGCGACGAATCGCGTCACCATGCATACGGCGTGCAGTACATCTCACGCTGCGTCCCGTGCCTCAACGATGCGCAACGGCGGGAACTCGAAGACTTTGCCCTCGAAGCCGCACGAACGTTGATCGGGTCGCGGACGCAGCAAACGTTCTTTAGTGCGCTGCTCGCCATCTGGTCGGAGGTCGGCATCGACCCGGCCGAGCTCCTCAGCAGCGTGCAAAGGGAGCGCGAGCAACTGATCCGAGAGGACATTCGGCCCGGCGGCCGGCTCGGACCGGTGCAAGGATTCGTCATTCCGACGCTCAGGCGCTGTGGTTTGCTCAGCGAGCGGGTGGCCGCGCACTTCCACAGCTTCCTCCGCGAAAACTTCACGAGCCGCGTGGTCGGCGAAGACGTGCAAGAGTTCCTCCGCCTCCTGCCGGACATTCCGGAAGACACCGCCGCGTGGGTGCTCGGGCAACTGCAGTAG